TCAAAAAGCAGTAGGGAAGACGTCATTTAATTTACCCCTTCTATGTTCTTCTAGCTTTTGTTCACCGATAGTTCACAAGACGTGTGTCCGCACTGTGGCGTCGGTGTGTAGTATGGAATGCAGTAACAAGTTCCCGCTTTAAACACGAGGTCAAAGTGCACGGTCTTATTCACTTTACAACACATACCGAAACCAGGGAGCATTTTATCTGGTATTACAAAAGGAAGCGCAAATTGATCTCTGACCAGTTGTTGGGCCTTATTCATTAACCTGCAATAGTGCAGGAAACAACTGCCAACAACTTCAATATTCAAGTTTTACTGTGATCTAGCCGCAGGTGACACTAATCGCAGCTTCAAGCAGTCCCTTAGGGGGAAATCACTAAGCTTCAATAAGGGGTATCGGAGATCTGTGTCTCTACTAGGTTTTTAGTGCATcctggtgtcagttccttgtTGGTCACACGTCTTGTGCTGCTGCAAGGAAAAGAAACAGGGCTGTTCAGTTCCGTGGGTAATCGGACCTTATTAGAACatcaaatgtgatttttttttatttttaataatgcaATGCTTGCAGCAACGTGGCACCAAACCAACTTGTATACGATTAGGGACCAGCCTTACTAAACCGCGTTGGACCTTAGCAATTCCTTCTAGCCCATTCAACTGAAGGGTTGTGGAACATCAAGACTTGGGGCCTTATTGTATATCCGCTGAAGCGGCCGAATGATTTCAATGCGTAACTTCATACAAGTACGGCCTGGTTGGCTGCTTTGGGGGGTATAGAATAAGCTCCTTAGTTCTGTTTAGTAAATCCTGGGGCCTATGTCTGAGGTCCATGCAAAAAGAGCTACAAAGTGTTCAAGAGTGACTCATTTAATGTATAGGAAAAAGATACTGATAAATTACCAGGGCCTCCACtaacctctctcaccccccttaaGCCTGTTCAATGGCAGTTCTGTACTCTACATATTGCTTTGTTTTTGTTTGAGGGTCACCAAAATCCAAATCTGCATACACCTCAATGTGTTTTACCTTCTGTAAGATTTTATCCCTACTTAAAATTGGATTGcaaactcctctcccccccccccgccccccatttcAGAGCTTGTATTTGAATGATATATTTGCTTCTGTTTATGGTGTTCACCTTGGGGTGGATTTTCATTTTGTTTGGCATCTGTGATTCCAATTCCTGACCAAGTCTGTAATAAATTCCTGAGACCTTTTCTTTTGTGGGGGCTGGTATCTTGAATAGAAGCATCACATGAAGCTACCAAAAGCAATGGAGAACTGCACACAATTAGTTTACAGAACGTATATGAATTTAACAATAAATCGGTCAGTGAGACATGGCCCACCTCCCCACTGTACTGTTTGGTTCCCCATGCAGACCACTCTACCTAGAAGCCTGATGGACTCTTAGCTCGACTATCTGGTGAAACAAACTCACAGGCCCTTCCTTCCTTCGCAGGAGCGCAGCGAAGAGATTGCTGCCATGGAAACCATAAACAACGGGAAGTCCATTTTTGAAGCCAGAGTGGATGTGGAGGTTTCCTGGCAGACACTTGAATATTTTGCGGGGCTTGCTGGGGCCATGGCAGGTGAGGGGCATACTGGGCTGACTCATTATCTGGCTGTGCCATAGCTGACTTtggcagcagccggaagactcctTATGGCCAATTCTTCTGGCTCCAGAAGGGGTTTTATTGAAAAGCACTGCTTAAAAACAAAAACGCTGCTTGCATTGTTCTTTTAACATGGGCCTGAagctcattcatttcagcttcctGAGACCCTTGCCTCCGAagcgggtgccggtatctctttgcAGCTTAAAGCTCTCGTCACGCGGACCAATGGGAAGCCACaccagatgacatcacggcttcctattggcctgcaggagcTTTGACACTCCCATTACATGAACCACAGCTATCGAGACGTAGTAGCCACCGGCTCCCCCCGTGGAGGTAtttctagaagcagggggtcactggagctgacatgaggagaccccctacttaaaccctataaaaaaaaaggaaataaactgccaacttggattgccgctttaatacACATTGATGAATAGGACTTTTACACTTGTCGAGGTACCTTTTTAACAAGATAACAGGAGTGGTACAAGTTTGAtgaaagaaaattaaaaaaaaaaaaaaaactcatttaGAGAAAATCTTGACATTTTAAAGGGCTGTAAAAACAGATCTATAATTTATTTGACTTTAGTGTGTGATATTGTTAAAAAGAATAAAGGGTACTATATACCCCAGTTCTAGCATGCTGGTCCTCTGACCGTTGCGTGGCACACTAAAATTGACGGCCTGACGTTTAATTAACCTGTGATTCCTGTAATGGTGTGTAATACTGGATTTATTTTGACGAGAGGTGACGAGCGGCAGTCGTGTGCCCTCTGGCTGTGACGGCATTACATCTGTCCTGGCTTCCTTATGGTGCTGTTTATTCCTCCCCTGCAGGTCAGCATGTCCAGCTCCCGGGGGGATCGTTCGCTTACACAAGGAGGGAAcctctgggggtgtgtgtggggattggcgcctggaattacccctTCCAGATCGCATGCTGGAAGTCTGCTCCTGCCCTTGCTTGTGGTATGTtcactgtttttgttttttaaagctaCAAATTCGTGTGTATAGTTATAGTTGCAGTTAACCTGTCCTGATCAGTCTACGTGTAAAGCTCTGCGATGGAGAATATATCCTTCTGACCAAGATATGTGGTGTCTGTGACTGAGCCTTTGTATCTGCACACGTAACTCCAGGTAACGCCATGGTGTACAAGccgtcccccttcactcccatCTCGGTGGTTGTGCTGGCTGAGATCTTCGCAGAAGCAGGGGTGCCCAAGGGACTCTTCAATGTGGTGCAGGGCGGAGCGGCAACAGGAGAATTCCTTTGCAAGCACCCCAATGTTGCAAAGGTGTCATTCACAGGCAGTGTACCCACTGGCTCCAAGGTGATCGCAGACTTCACTTGAATCTTGACCATTCTTACACAACTCGGGGCAAAAAGTGGGCCTGAGGATTCAGACACCGCTATCTCTAActctgctcttctcactacaTCACCATGTGCATGTCGGACTCTCTGACTACTCAATTGCTATCTCTGCCTACTTTGCTCACAATGCATCTATATAAACCTGCACAGATACTCTTATCATTTGTCAGTGCTCCGCACTCCCACATAAAGCCATCTCATTCTGTTCAACTCCTAGTAAAGCACACCTACCCAGGCATGGGTATCTGCTCTCACACGGGTTCGGCTTCACCATCACAAGCATGGTTGGCTCCCATTCAATTCCAGTCTCCCTATGTCCGGACACACGCGTTGCATGCTCTTCCTTCCCTCTGCCCGTCATCACTAGCCGAGCTGTGTCCCCATATTTCTGCATGGGACCGTTTGCTCTCATTGTAGCCTTGTTTCAGATAATAGACTGCTGCCTTCTCTCCTAGGTCATGGAGATGGCTGCTAAAAACATTAAGCCGGTGACCCTGGAGCTGGGGGGGAAGTCTCCCGTCATAATCTTCTCGGACAGTGACCTGGAGAACGCTGTGAACGGGGCCATGATGGCTAACTTCCTCACTCAGGGGCAGGTAAGCGGGGCAGTTGCATACATAAGAAATACCCTGTATTCCCAATAtcctgggaccccccccccctcaaatgtGACACTTCTAATGCAAGTATCTGTACTGACGGAGCATCACTAGTACAGGACTTTCACTGCATGGGTCTGTATTTTTAGACCACTGTAGGTCCTTCTACCATtataacacacagaaccccagcaagctcattttaggaaccccttCTACCATTATATTGACTGACATTGGTACCGTGCTTTATTTCTCCTTCGTATGGACACTTTTCACATGTGTATAAAAGCCTTTTGATTCCGTTTCACGTCGCATCTGCAGAATGTTTCCCGCAGTGCACTCTTATCGGTCTGCTCATAGCTTGTCTCATTGCTCAGCAGAATGGGATTTTTAATGGTATCTTTATTTCTGGGCTTCTTGCTTGCGCGTTTCTCTGACAGGAATAAGCCTGTGTGCAGAGAAATGTACATTATAGGTTTTCTGATCATGCATTTAATTCATGCGCTTTATCTTCACAGAGGAGACCTTATGTGGTTGAGCAGCAAATATTATAAGTacccttgtttttttgttttttaagattTGGGGATCCATAGCTGGAGTAAATGTTCTGTTGGCAaaggatttttaattttttttttttttttatatccatCTTAAATGACCCTAGCATCACACATCAACATGGGAACAAAATAAACTACTGAACAAGTTGGGGTTTTGGTTAACACACATTGAGCTTTAACATGCATTCCTTTTCCATCTGCACACTTATAATTGTTGACTGCTAGCAATGTTGGCTTAACCGTATACTATTGCGttctatacactgacacaggctGAAAGGAGTTGTAGTCTGAGGTTAAGAAttacttattatttttttttggttcatGTATAAGGTGACCATTCATCTTCCTTTGTTCTTGGCTCTTCCAGGTCTGCTGCAATGGGACCCGTGTCTTCGTGCAGCGGGACATCTTGGAAAAGTTCACAGAGGAGGTGGTAAAACGGGCTAAGAAGATCAAAATTGGCGACCCTCTTTTGGAGGATACCAGGATGGGGCCCCTCATCAACCGTCCCCATCTGGAAAAAGTCCTTGGCTTCCTCAAGACTGCTCGGGAGCAGGTACAGAGAATATGGGTTTCTTCTGGAGCAATGCATGGCTTGGGGTTATGCTGTAGGAACTAGGTTACTTGTTCAACCTGTTAATTGAAGGCAGATCTGCAAGAGCATTTAAGATAGGGGTTCTCAAATTGCCCCTTGCCGTCTTAATCACAATTTGGGGGACCACCATGCTTGTACTTGGCTCTGTTCATCTATACATCTAtataataagtaaaaaaaaaaaaaaaaaaaaaaaattagaagccCAGTATTATTCAAAGATATGTTGCAGCCTTCAGTAGTGACCGGAAAGCCAATCTGCACGAGAAGTGCTTGAAGAGCATTTTTAAGGGGTCTTATTGTCCACCACTATGGTGCTTGCCCACATATGGTCTAGGGGGACTACAGTTTGAGCATCATATTAATTGAAGCGGTATTTATTCTTTGTCTTTATACATTTCCCATGCTCTATGAAAACTAttaatttttaaagaaaatgaagctTAAAATGGCCTTCATGTTCAGGATATACTGTAGTTGGTGTCTTTGTGGCTCCTGTCCACTCATTAAACATTACCACAGTAGATTTTTTCTTTGTTGACCTCTAGTAGGTATTTTGATGGTTGTGGTGATGCTGTCCTGCTTCATATTTCAGCATAGTCAGTCAAGATTGGAAGTATCGAGTCACTTTCCCCACCCTAGCTCTGAAATTACTGCACGCGGATATCATGTCTTGCTatgttttatttaattaactatttatttattttgtcctTCAAATTTTTAGGGTGCAAAGGTTCTGTGCGGAGGGGAGCCGTACGCCCCTGAAAATGCCAAACTGAAGGGAGGGTATTTCATGACACCCTGTGTTCTAGGTAATTCCTGCTTCtatttctaccccccccccccccctcctgcttctgACATGCATTTTTAATACTGAAGCTGCATTTCCAACATCTGACGTTTCCAATAATGTCCTTAGGGCTACTTTGAGTAGAAACAAACAAACCTATTAtctgtctttttttctttgtcattttatatgtatatttagctAATTGCAGCGACTCAAGTTTTTGTCATGGAAACTATGCATATACACCATTAAGGATTTAGAGAAAATTCTATATAGTATGAAGTGGCTGTTCGAGCAGTTTTCCGCTGAAAGCCTCTAGActgcattgggtatttttgtcctAACACGGCCCCGAATTGCTGCTTTGGACTTCATAGAATTTAGCCCTTTGTCATTATACTATTTAGTCATTGTACTCTGCTCTTTAACTCAAATGCTAGACTAAAAAATACACACTTCTAAGCACCATGTTATAATTCCGAGAATGTGTCGCGTTTCTTAGTGGGAATGCCACTTTAAAGCAGTTCTAGAAATCGTGTACAGACTGTATATACAGAAGAATCATCTGTCCACCAGGGACCAGTCTGTTTTTTATATGGTCGTGTTCTCATCACCTGCAGGAAACTGCAGAGATGACATGACCTGTGTTAAGGAGGAGATCTTTGGCCCTGTGATGTCCATCCTGCCCTTCGATACAGAGGAAGAGGCTTTGGAGCGTGCCAACAACACCACTTTTGGTTTGGCCGGAGGAGTCTTCACCAGGTATGGGCACTTTACCAGTTCACTTCTGAGAGCATCTAACCTGAATTTAAACGTGGCAGAaaagggggtgtgtgggaggcggGAGAGTGACACAATACATGGAGAATCCACAAATTGCTTAGTATGCAAACTAGCCACTTTAAACCACAAAATATAAACCATTAAGTGCCTCTCTGGTGTCAGGGGGGACAGAGGGAAGAGCTGTCCTACGTCTGTTTTCTGGTACTTAAAGATGAGGTTTtgggggaaggaagaaaaaaaatgactTGCCTTGGAAATGAGCCTACTACCTCCccctttaaccttttcagtgccctTATAAATGTACCAAGTACTTCATGGGCAGTTGCTCGTTGTTTTCTAGGGGGTGAAGGGGCCGACAATCTACTCCTGTATCTGGGGAACAGGAGCGATTTATGACAGAAGTGCTGAGGTCTGGCGGCAATACATAGCAgcggtttttatttttgtttgcactctgtaataaaaaaaaaaaagcccaaatttggattttttttttttatggcaacTTCTGCTGTTTGGCACTTGCTCCATCTCTACATGCCGCACAGAGCATCTTTTCCCTGCAGACTTTACAAACTCTTATCTGGAACCTCTCAAATGAGGCTTCTGTAATTGAAGTCACAAAGTGGGAAGGTCTCTACAGTTTAAGGTGGGGGTATCTATCCCTATCTTATTGTACAAAATAGTGAATATcttatatttaaaataaacacATGCAGAAGGAACTGTATCTGTCTTATGCGGCAGTCCTACTGAAGGTCATGGTAAAAGTTGCCAATCTGGAGAAGGAAGTAGTAGGGAGGAGCAGAGTTGGGTGGGTAGACAAGTAGGGgtaaggggggtggaagggtatTGACAGTGATGGTCCAGAGAAGCAGCCGTGTCTCCCAAGCAGAGTTCCATAGAACAGGACTTCCACTGTAACCAGCTGAGCCCCCTTTTTTTGCACTTGTTGATCCCCTGGGCTTTTCTTTTGCTTCTTAGGGACATCCAACGTGCACACCGAGTCGTTGCTGCCCTGCAAGCCGGAATGTGCTTCATTAATAACTACAATGTGAGCCCAGTGGAACTGCCCTTCGGAGGGTACAAGAAGTCTGGTAGGTCCCAAAAGCTTGGCAGAATGTTGGGCAGATATTTTCTAGATGGTGCCATGCCATAATACACCTTGGTCCATTTACTGGGATGGGCCAAAAGTACAATGTTGTATAGCATTCTGAGTGGGAATTAGGGAATGTATCAACAATACAAGATCCTTGACCATGAATAGTAGCATAGCATATTACATGCATCCTCTAGTAACCTTGTATGATTCACCTATACTTGTCTATTTGTGGCTGGTGTTTACCCTTCATTTTACTTGCGTGTGCAAATATAGTCGTATTGGATGCTCGTGACCCACATCCTTCATCCCCCAGAGGAGGCTCGAGTCCAGTACGATTTGTTGGGAATCTGTACCCAACAGGAGTGTTTGCATTAGGAACATAAACTTCTTTATGATTATGCACAGAAATGGAAAATACGGTCTTCCTGTGCATATAACCTACTGTGCCTAATGCAAGAATTGTGAATAAGCGATATTGCTTTGGATTCTTGTAAATGCTCAGTCATTAccctatacttttttttttattttttatttatatagttatttatttattttttaaaaagcacAGGTTTTATACTTACTGACACATTTCATGCCAACACCGGGATTCACACAGGCCTGATGTGTGGTATTGCATCCAATTTGGCCTAAACTCCCTTTGACGGTAACACGCTGGTTTGGGATATACCTGACTCGTACCTTAGTGAATCTCCTGCGTGGCCTATTTATTCATTTTGAGTGGGCTGAAAGGTGCCTTTTATGACTTGGCACTCAATGTGACTATCCCTCTTGGTTGGTTGATATGTATTgactaggtgggaagcagggggtctctggagctgacccgcattgatttcagctacagggaccccctgcttcctgagatacttgggGCTGCCGGTAGCAGCCCTGGCTGGGTACAGAAAATGTCTATATTTAAAGGTCCTGCATCCCAATAGAAAGCCGCTTCCTATTGGACTGTGAGGAACCTTCTTAAACAGCAGTGAGATACCAGCATCAAATTCAGATGCAAGTATTTCAGGGAGCAGGTGGTCCTCTCAGATGACATAAACACAGTTTAGCTCCACAgcccctctgcttcccacctagggggAATATATCTAGCTATCCATTATGTAAGCCATAAAATGCCTTCTGGCATAGCCCTGTTTAGTAAATCCGGGCTTAAATGCCTTGCCATGTCATTACTGTGTTGCTTGCAGTTTACTTGACCATCTTGCTTGCAGGCTTCGGACGGGAGAATGGGCAGGTGGCCATCGAGTATTACTCCCAACTCAAGACGGTCTGCGTGGAGATGGGAAACGTGGTGTCTGCGTTCTAGATGGGATAATGGATCTGTGCCATTCAATGCTGATCACAAACCTTGCCTGGAACAACTTTTTTATAAAGCTGGTTTCTCAAATTCCCGTGTTTTGTAATTAATTGGTAGAGGTGTGAATGTCAGTTTGGggtgttaaataaatatattttttcctcTTCCCTCAACATATATTGTACCATGGTACATTATTTGGGGAATTTTGAACAGGGTGGCACAACTCTCTCAATCATGCCTAGTAACCTTAAGGTAGACTGCAGTAAGATCTTCCTAGAGGTAGACGGTTAATTCACTCCCCATGCAAACGATCCAGCTGTACCATAATTTCTGTTTACCCATTCACCCGCTTAGTTATGCTTGGAGAAAAGGGCTTGAATAGAGACTGTCTTGTCAAATCACATGTTCATTTTATCAACAAATATTTAAAGTTGGAACTAGGTTGTATGTGCTCGTGATATAACATCGTTTTGGATTCTAAATGATGCTTGACAAACGGACGCATCGCCGCTGGCAGCAGAGGATTCATGTTGGCATCAAATCGTGAGCTAGTTGCTCTCTAGCCTGGATTTGTTTATTTTGCACTAACTTTCCTTCATCTGCTGTTTTCTGACCAGTGTTTGAATCGGGCTAGAAGCTGGTCAGTTACCCAGACTCAGTATTTGGACGCTAGACTTTGTCCATTTTAGGCGCCCTAGTGTCCTAAGCAGGGCCATTGCTATTTTCTGTTCCCATTTTGGTATGCTTGGGCTTACTCCCATAGAGCGCCTGTTGGTTGcatttgttcctttttttttttttttttaaatcttgcatTTTTGGAGGTTGGGATaaagggagagggaagtaccTGTGGTCTCACAGATCGTAGGAAACGGGCCAAAAGAAGGGTCtatccctgaaacgttgcccccctctaTTTACAATCTACCAAGGGGAAATGGGGAGGAAAAGGGGCCCCTGCTCCACATGTACCGTGTAGGCAAGTAGTATGGTCTGGTGCTACGGCTGGTATGGATAATTACTGTTGGACTAAAAAAGAACCCGGTGTGATGGCACTCAGACCCTGTGTAAACAAGTTGTAAAATCTCATCAAATCTTTCATgtagaataataataaaataggtGGTACATATAGTGGACAAACTAATGTGACAACCAGATGGTCATTATAAGGTGATGGCTACCTAATCATGGAGAACTAATCGCCCTTAAGAGCAGGATGTCTCCATAAGACTGGAAATTTGTTGCATAGAATGAATTTGTAACCTTAGGGGCCTAATGCCTGCGTTTTTTTAATTTGGTCTATACACATTACATCAGACTTTAATACATTTGAGCAAAGACTCTTTGTCAATGTTGGGATTCTATTAACATTGAGATACGGTCTCTGCTCAAATGTATTCAAGTCTGATTTAATTTGGTCTATGTACATTACAACACAGGCTTTAAGCCCCAACGGTTACTAATCCATTATATGCATATAATTTCTAGTTTTATGGAGACATCCTGCTCCTAAAGGGTGATTAGGTAGCCATTATGACCATCTAGTTTTGTCACTTATAGTGGACAAACATTAgtttaatatgtaaaaaaaaaaaaaagtaccacctattttattttacattaaaGATTTGATTTTATATTTAACATTGTTTACACAGGGTCTTGAGTGCCCCCCTCTATTTGCCTTTTTTATGTGTACACTTTCTCCCCAACCCCCACCATatctctctttaaaaaaaaaaaacaccattacTCCTAAATGTGTATCAAATAGTGCTGATGGTTTTCATATTAAATCTCTTTATTTTTGCTTTGTCAGACTATTCTgtcattgagtgctgggaactactTTGTCTGACAGTTTTTATATAGTTCTCGTGTCACAAAATGCTGAGGATATTTATTAAAACACGCCTTTCTGCAAAGATGCAACCCCTTTAGGGTAAGAGCCCACCCAGTGGTATCTGGTTAAACCGTACCATTTTGTTGACGGTTGTCCAGTCACTTGGTACCTGCTATAGATCAAATTTCCCACCGCTGGCTTCAAAcacttgtcatttttttttaatgtgcggGCTGCTCTCCAGCTGGTGTGTGCCAAGGTGGCAGAAACTAGCAATTGTAGTAGGGGGTTTATTTAATAAAGGAAATTATTGCATTGTCCACTTCATTTACTACATTCTGCTATAAGGCGCTGTGACCTCCATTTACAAAGTGTGCAGATGGTTGCAAAAGCgttgccatttttatttttatatgggtgTACATTAATTCTTCTTACACCAAATCACGCATAGGAGCATTCTGTTTAGTGTCGTCTTGATGAAAGATCAAAGTTGATAATACTTTAGACCTTTAACAAACCAGCATTATACAGATCCAGTGGATGGCAGTCTCATTTTCTGTTACTGCACCTTCATGCCTCTTGCATTGATGAGGTCGCCACAATAATCCAACTGCTGCTATAAATGGTTAATGTGTATGCAGTGACAGGAGCCAGAAATCAATCCTGCGTGCATTGTGCATTTATATGCAACCCAGTGTAAACTTAAATGTATGTTGATTCCCATAAGTATGTTAACTGCTTCTCTGCCAAGTGACCAGGCAAGCTTGCCATTGTAATGGCTTTGTCTACAATCATTTTGTTTTACATGACTAACAACTTGCATTACATTAAAGTTAACCTTTGCTAGATGTCGGGATGCATATTGTCCTTCCAAagattaaaacctgacctttttcgTCTGAGCGTAAGATCAGAATGCAGGCACCATTGAAATAGATCCTAGGAGGTGTCACAAGCTGGTTCTTCTGTAAGAGGATTATCCTGAAGAAATCAACGAGCCAGTGATGTTTCAGCAGCATCACTcagcctttatcaaggtgatgatCACTGGGTCATTAAGATCAGACAGATGCAGAGAAATCTTGCTCAACTCTTAAAGCTGTGTTATACCTAGGATAGGTGGAGATCAGAAAAAGTTCTAGTGTACATGTAAACAAAAGGACCCTATGAAAAGAGCATAGGAGTTGAAAGAAGGCCCCTATTGTAACACTCCCAATGATGTAATGATTAAAAGAATCaaatgttattaatattattaataaaataatagtgAACTAACAACAATTCCTTTTATTTTATCACTTTTGCAAGTTATACCTCTCAACACCATATCATAGTGATGTAATGGTAAGGATAGAACAAGAAATTGTTCTCCTAAAGTCCTGTTGGACTAAATATGAAAGTACCGTTTTATCAAAAATCACCACTTAGTGACTGAGCAGTTTCTCTAAGTCCTAGTAGGAACTAGGTGCCGCTACTCCCTATTTCCATAAAGCGATGTTTGCTTTTAACAGAGT
Above is a genomic segment from Ascaphus truei isolate aAscTru1 chromosome 10, aAscTru1.hap1, whole genome shotgun sequence containing:
- the ALDH9A1 gene encoding 4-trimethylaminobutyraldehyde dehydrogenase isoform X1, which translates into the protein MIFPRAAPVLQLLLPKLRAVMSRSVSTGTFHNDLPLNYRGGTRVQPADTVGQEQAYEPSTGRVIATFACSGEKEVDQAIQSARAAFKIWSQKSGMERGRVLLEAARIIRERSEEIAAMETINNGKSIFEARVDVEVSWQTLEYFAGLAGAMAGQHVQLPGGSFAYTRREPLGVCVGIGAWNYPFQIACWKSAPALACGNAMVYKPSPFTPISVVVLAEIFAEAGVPKGLFNVVQGGAATGEFLCKHPNVAKVSFTGSVPTGSKVMEMAAKNIKPVTLELGGKSPVIIFSDSDLENAVNGAMMANFLTQGQVCCNGTRVFVQRDILEKFTEEVVKRAKKIKIGDPLLEDTRMGPLINRPHLEKVLGFLKTAREQGAKVLCGGEPYAPENAKLKGGYFMTPCVLGNCRDDMTCVKEEIFGPVMSILPFDTEEEALERANNTTFGLAGGVFTRDIQRAHRVVAALQAGMCFINNYNVSPVELPFGGYKKSGFGRENGQVAIEYYSQLKTVCVEMGNVVSAF
- the ALDH9A1 gene encoding 4-trimethylaminobutyraldehyde dehydrogenase isoform X2, encoding MIFPRAAPVLQLLLPKLRAVMSRSVSTGTFHNDLPLNYRGGTRVQPADTVGQEQAYEPSTGRVIATFACSGEKEVDQAIQSARAAFKIWSQKSGMERGRVLLEAARIIRERSEEIAAMETINNGKSIFEARVDVEVSWQTLEYFAGLAGAMAGQHVQLPGGSFAYTRREPLGVCVGIGAWNYPFQIACWKSAPALACGNAMVYKPSPFTPISVVVLAEIFAEAGVPKGLFNVVQGGAATGEFLCKHPNVAKVSFTGSVPTGSKVMEMAAKNIKPVTLELGGKSPVIIFSDSDLENAVNGAMMANFLTQGQVCCNGTRVFVQRDILEKFTEEVVKRAKKIKIGDPLLEDTRMGPLINRPHLEKVLGFLKTAREQGAKVLCGGEPYAPENAKLKGGYFMTPCVLGNCRDDMTCVKEEIFGPVMSILPFDTEEEALERANNTTFGLAGGVFTRDIQRAHRVVAALQAGMCFINNYNVSPVELPFGGYKKSGFGHWGWGCSVPENFSVSQTASLCFFF